The Thermogemmatispora onikobensis genome contains the following window.
CGTGATCACCATAGGAAAGAGCACTACCAGCATACACAGAATGACTGTCGGAAGCAAGGTATAGCCCAGCCAGAGCACGAGGAAAGGTGCGATGACGATGGCTGGGATGGCCTGACCAGCGGCCAGGTAGGGCTGGACGGTGGCGGCGATCAGGCGCGACTTGGCCAGGCCATAGCCCAGCGGTAGCCCGATAACGACCGCCAGCAGGAACCCGAGGAGGCTTTCCTCAACGGTTGCCAGGGCATTGACCTCGAAAAGCCCGGAGCTAAAGCCGTCTAGCAGGCGCTGCCAGACATCGGCAGGAGACGGTAAGAAGAGCGGATTGATGTGCCAGTAGGCGCTGCCGAGATACCACAGGCTCAGCAGCACAATAGCCACCGACAAGGGGGGCAGCAAGGTCAAGACTGTCGTCCGTCGACGGTGGGTCCCGTTGGTCCTGGTGGCCGGGGTGAGTGCGAGGCGCGTTTGCTCCACGGCCTCCTCCGTGTGGTCCTGGCGCGGCAGGTTGAGCGAGAGATGCTTTCTGGCTGAGGTAGAAGTGTCGATACCCATCATGGCCCTCGGTGATCTGTTCTCATGACAGCGCTGTCGCTGCTCCTGCTTCGCGACGGCGGCAGCCACGAGCTTGCTCAGTCGCGTCCAGGGAGGCAACAGTCAGGCCGTCAGTTCAACCGACCCGGGGGGCATGTGAGGGAGACGCAGGAAAGCGCTGACGGAGAGCGCGACCGGCTGGCTGCCCTGCTCCAGGCGCCTGCTGCCGGTAGCAAGCGGAGGATCACTCGTCCGTTTCGCGAGATACCAAGCCTTCTCCCATCCGGACTGTTACCGTCGGCTTCGGCCTCTCACCGAATCCATCGCTGGGTGCCGTTCACTTACTGGACTGATAGGGGCCTCTCAAGGCTATCCAGTGCATCTGAGCGAAGGCCGGCCTGGCAGTCGATCGTGACAGCCTGGCCACCCTCAACGGCACGCAGCGAGTCGCGGGCTCGGCAGCTCACACGTGGCTGTGGCATGAGAGGAAGCGGGTCACGCTGCTGTCATGCTGACGTGTGGCCGCCATACCGCCGGTCGGGAATTGCACCCTGCCCCGAAGGTCTTGTTTTCGTCTTTGTCGATATTATGACACAGAACGCAGGAGCGCTGCAAGAGGGCGCGTGTGCAAGGCCAGGGAGCAACCAGCGCAACCCGCCTGAAGGGCCGTTCTCTTCTTGGCCACTGCCAGATGGGCGCTTATGCTGCTGGGCCTAGCCTTGGGCGCCGGTCTGTGCCGCCTTCGCCCCACTTTCTTCGAGCAGCACGAGCAGCAGGCCCCCCATCAGCCCCAGATTCTTGAAAAACTGCGTCTGCTGAGCCTGATGGGTCTGGGGATCACGCTCCTGCCAGAACGGGTGGCCGACGATGGTCGTAGGGACCAACGAGGCGAGCAGAACGGCGGCGGCCAGACGCGGAAACCAACCCAGAGCGAGGGCACTGCCAGCAACCACCATCGTGGCGCCGTTGAGCACGACGGCACGCTCTGGCTGAGGAACGCCAAAGCGTGCGACCCGCGCCGGGCGGCCTCCGGGATTAAGAAAGGCGTCTGCTCCCCCTTTGATGAAGATCACTGCCAACAGTGAACGTGCCAGTGCTCGGATCATAGGTGTATTTCATCTCCTCTCTCTCGCGCTAGCGTGCGCAGTGGGTGTATGCATGGAGCAAGAGCCAGGGGCTGTCAAGCTCGCTCGCCCCTCTCTCTTCTTTCATTGTAGTCCGTTGGCTCACGGCGCTACCAGTCCAGGCCCTGGACTGGTAGCGGACGGCTCATTTGCAGGAGAGGCGAGTTGCGAAATATAATACTCACCCAGGAGGATGTATGGGCGCGGAACTACGGATCATCCCCATCACAGGTATTGGCGAAATCACCCCAGGGAGTGACCTGGGGGTTATCATCTCTGCAGCTTTGCAGGCCCAGGGGTTGGCTCTGGCCAACGGCGACATCCTGGTAGTCACCCAAAAAATCGTCTCGAAGGCAGAAGGGCGACTGGTTTCTCTGGAGGAGGTAATTCCTTCGCCTTTCGCCTTGACGATTGCGCGCGAGACTGGCAAGGACCCCCGCCATGTCGAGGTGATTCTGCAGGAGACACGCCGGTTGGTGCGCATGGACCGCGGGGTACTGATCTGTGAGACCCATCACGGCTTCATCTGTGCCAATGCCGGGGTGGATGAATCCAATCTTGCTGATCAGCATCAGGTGAGCCTCTTACCGCGTGATCCCGATCATTCGGCGCACTTGCTGCGGGAGCGCTTGCTCTCGCTGGCGCCTTCTACGGCCCCCCACTGGTCGCCGAAACACGAGCCGCTAGAGGAGCTGGCGGTCATTATCTCCGACACCTGGGGGCGACCCTGGCGCAATGGCCAGGTCAATATGGCGATCGGTGTGGCCGGGCTGGCCCCGATCAGGGACTATCGCGGCGAGCCTGATGCCTATGGGCGCGAGCTGCGCGTCAGTGCCATTGCGGTGGCCGATGAGCTGGCGGCGGCTGCCGAGCTGGTGATGGAGAAGAGCGCTGGCGTTCCCGTTGCGCTGATCCGTGGCTATGCCTTTCTCCCCGCAGAAGACGGGGTCAGACCATTGCTGCGCGATGCCGCCAGCGATCTGTTTCGTTAGTCATCCGCCGGACCTGGCCGGAAGACCATTGCCAGCTCTGCCAGGCGTGCCTTGCCCCTTGCCCCTGATGGCGATCAGGCGAGCTGCCTGGAATGGACGGGGTGCCTGCTGTCGGGTCAGGTCGGCCTGATGACACACACAGAGAAGGTAGAGCGAACAAGCCGTGACAACTGCCTGCGAACGAGCTGTGACTATCTCCCAGCGAGCCGGTGACCTGCTGACGCTGCTGCGCAGCCGACGCAGTGTGCGCGCACTTCAGGAGCGCCCGGTTCCCGAACCCCTGCTGGAGCAGGTCTTAGAGGCTGCTCGCTGGGCCCCCTCACCGCATGGCCGACAGCCCTGGCGCTTCGTCGTCTTCAGTGGATGGGAGCGCAAGGAGCGGCTGATTGAGCAGATGAGTGCGGCCTGGGAGGCTCAGCTGCGGCTAGACCAGCAACCAGAGGAGATCATCGCTGTGCGTCTGGAGAAATCGCGCCAGCGCATCCGGCAGGCCCCGGTCCTGATCCTTCCCTGCCTGTACCTGGAGGATCTGGATCGCTATCCCGATGTCGAGCGTCAAGAGAACGAGCGCATCATGGCGATTCAGAGCCTGGGAGCAGCCGTACAAAATATGCTCTTGATGGCCTACGAGCTGGGCCTTGATACGGGCTGGATGTGTGCGCCCCTCTTCTGCCCCGCGGTCGTCTGCGAGGCTCTCGATCTGGACCGGCGCCTGCAGCCCCAGGCCCTGATTACGCTGGGCTACGCCGCTGCTGACCCCAAACGGCGGCCTCGTCTGCCCCTGGAGACCCTCGTTATTCGTCTCGATAGTCAGAGTGGGGCCGGGCAGCCAGGACAGTGAGCAGAGCGAGGGGCGTAGAGATAAGCGGGCAGCCCGTGCTGCAGCTCGATTTCGAACCAGCCAGAGCCAGAGCAAGAGAAGAGAAGGGAGCAGCAAGAGAGCCATGATCGTTGTGCTCGCTGGCGGCGTTGGGGGAGCGCGCTTTCTCCAGGGCGTCGTCCAGGTGGTCCCGCCTGCAGAGGTGACCGCCATCGTCAACACGGGCGATGATCGCGAGTTCTACGGATTGCATGTCTCGCCCGACATTGACATCGTGATCTATACGTTGGCCGGCATCGTTGACGAGCGCCACGGCTGGGGCATCCGAGATGACACCTATCATGTCATGCAGCAGCTCACCCGCTATGGTCACGAGGACTGGTTTCTGCTGGGGGATCGTGATCTGGCGACGCACATCCATCGTAGCCAGCGTCTGCGCCAGGGACAGACGCCCAGTGAGGTGACCGACGAGCTGCGTCGCCTCTTTGGGCTGACGCTGCGTATTCTTCCCATGAGCGATGACCCAGTGGCGACGCATATTCAGACCCCCGTCGGCCTGTTGCACTTCCAAGAATATATGGTGAAGCGCCGCTGTCAGGACGAGGTGCAGGGCGTCGTCTTTGTGGGCGTTGAGCAGGCCCGGCCAGCTCCTGGTGTTCTCGAGGCCCTGCGTCAGGCCGAGGCCGTGCTGCTTGCCCCGAGCAATCCCATCGTCAGCATCGGAAGCATCCTGGCCCTGCCCGGCGTGCGCGAAGCATTGCAGGCAACCTCTGCCACGGTGGCCGCCGTCAGCCCCATCGTGGGAGGCTCCCCGCTCAAGGGGCCAGCGGACAAGCTGATGCGCGGTCTCGGCTACGAGGTCTCTGCCCTGGGCGTGGCCCGCTGCTACGCTGACTTTCTGGATGTCATGGTCATTGATCAGCAGGACGCGGCCCTGGCCCCGGCCATCGAGGCCCTGGGCCCGCACGTGCTGGTCACCGATACGATTATGCGTGACCAGGAGGCCAAAGCCCGCCTGGCGCGCGAGGTGCTGCAGAGCTGTGCACGCGCTGTCTAGTCCGAGAACCAGCTGTTCGGGAGTGGCGACTACTGTGGCGGCTCACCCAGCACACGAGCAAAGCACAGAGCAGGCGGGGGCCTTTCTGTCCAACTGCGGCGCGCTGATCCCAGTGAAAGCCTTAGCGGCAGCCAAGGGCCGGCTGGCAGGGTATTTGACGCCAGCCGAGCGCGCCCAGCTGGTGTTGACCATGCTCCACCACGTGGTGGCTGCCCTTCAGGCCACTGGTCGGTTCTCCAGAATCGTGGTGGTGAGCGCCGACGAGCGCGTGCGCGCCTGTACAGTCAGGTGGGGAGCAGAGGGATGGCCCGAAGCACAACCGGGCCACAATGCCGCCCTGGAGGCCGCGGCCCAGCGCCTGCAAGCAGAGGGAGTGGCCGCCTTGCTCACTATCTCCGCCGACCTGCCCTGGCTCAAGACCGAGGAGGTCACAGCGCTGCTGGCCCAGGCCCAACGCTATCCCGTGGTGCTGGCTCCGGCCCACGATGGCCAGGGCACCAATGCCCTGCTCCTGCGTCCTCCCCTGCTGGTGCCCTATCTATTCGGAGAGCAGAGCCTGCAGCGCTACTGTGAGGCAGCCCAGCGTCGCCGCCTCGCCTACTGTCGCTATGAGAGTCCAGGGCTGGCTCTCGACATCGATACACCGGAGGACCTGCAGCGCTCGGGCCTGGCTGAGCGCTGGCTGACCGCACGGTCCTCCTTGCACTGTCTCAGGGAGATGACACCATGCCAGTCGTTGGATATTCCGCAGCCTTAGAGCAGTTCCATCCCAGCGACCTCCTGCGCTGGTGCCGGGAGGCCGAGGAAGCCGGTTTTGGCGGCGTCATGGCCGCTGACCACTTTCATCCCTGGACGCCAACCCAGGGGCAGAGTCCCTTTGTCTGGTCCTGGATGGGCGCCCTCGGGCTGGCCACCCAGAAGCTCACCTTTGGCCCGGGCGTCACCTGCGCCTCCTACCGCTACCATCCGGCCATCATTGCCCAGGCCGCAGCCACCCTGGCGGCCATGTACCCAGGGCGCTTCTGGCTGGGGATTGGCACCGGCGAAGCGCTCAACGAACACGTCGTCGGCGGTGAGTGGCCCGAGGCTCCGATCCGCCTGGAGCGCATGATCGAGTCGATCGAGATCATCAAGCTGCTCTTCAGTGGCAAGAAGGTCCGCTACAGCGGCAAGCATCTGCGCATGGAGAGCGCTCGTCTCTACACCCGCCCGGAGACGCCGCCCCCAATTCTGATAGCGGCCTCCGGCCCCAAGGCGGCAGAGACCGCCGGACGGCTGGGCGATGGGCTGATCACACCGGCAGCCCCGCCTGAGAAACTCAAGATGCTGCTCGAGCGCTTCGAGAAGGGAGCGCGCGAGGCCGGCAAGGACCCCAGTACGATGCCGCGCCTGCTCCAGCTGCATGTCTCCTGGGCCCCCACCTACGAAGAGGCCGCCAACAACGCCCTCAAGGAGTGGCCCAACGGCGGCATCAAGGCCCCCAAGCAAGATATTCGCTCGCCGGAGGACTTTGAAGCCTTTGCCCAGCTGGTGCGTCCCGAGGACTTCCAGGGCCGCGTCTTGATCTCAGCCGATCTAGACGAGCACCGACGTCATATCCAGAGCTTCTTTGATCTCGGCTTCGACGAGGTCCATGTTCATAACGTAGGACGGGACCAGAGCAGTTTTATCAGAGCCTACGGCGAGGCCGTTATTCCAGCCCTACGCCAGCCGGCAACAACCTCGCGGCAGGCTCCTACCTCCTGAGAAGGTGGATTGCCTTTACTGACTCAGCCAGCGAACGGGTGAACACTTACCTGACCAGCCCCCAATTCCTGGCCACGGTCGGAACTGGCCGCCAGGGGCTGGGCTGGGGGCTGGCATGACCAGCATCTGTCAGCACAATGGAATGAAGGAGGCAGACAATCGATGGCTGCGCTCTCAGAGCGCGCACGCGCCTTTCTACAAGAGAAGCCGCGCTTTGGCGTCCTCGGTACAGTGAACGCCGACGGCTCTCCTCATCTGACCACCATGTGGTTTCTGCTCGATGGGGACGAGATTCTTATGAATACGAAGGTGGGACGGGTGAAGGAGCGGAACATGCGCCGTGACCCGCGGGTCTCCCTGTGCGTTGAGGATGGCTATCGCTACGTCACCATTAGCGGTCGGGTGCGCTTCATCGAGGACCCGACGACGGCTCAGGTCGATATCTATCGCCTGGCATGCTACTACGATGGCGAGGAACAGGCCCGTCTGCAGATGGAGCACTTCAGCAGGGAACAGCGTGTGACCGTGCGGCTCTCTTGCGAGCAGGTCCTCGAACGCCTCTGAGCACCCTGGTCAGGGGCCAGCCTTCGGAGGGTGAGGCCGCAGCGGCGGTTGGAAGGGAAGGAGAGGAAAAGAAAAGGTTGCCCTGCCCGGAGTGGAATGCGAAGGAGCAGACCAGGGAAGCAAACGGGGGGAAGCCAGAGCAATGGAACGGAACGTGTTTCCATTCTCTGGCCTCCCCCCGTGGCATGGTAGGGAGGCTGTGGTGTGACCTTTCAGGCTTCGGTCATCAACGACCCTTTGCGGCTTACGAGGTGACCTCTGTAGCCGGGGCTGGAGCCTCGACAGCTGGAGGTGCCTCGGGACGCCTGGCGGGCTGCTCACCGAGCTGGCGCGGACGCCAGACACGAACATACTCGGCCAGGAAGTAGGAGCCGATCACCAGGATCGCCGCCAGAGCCTGGGCCACGAGCCCCTCAACGTTGGGGAAGACCGCGAACCAGAGACCCATCCAGTCGGGAATGGGCAAGGGAACAGGGGTAGTACTGAGCCAGCCAGCAAGCTGCATTTCCTGAACGCTCTCGCCCACCATCACGATCAATACCACGCCCAGCATCACGCCTGTCAGAACCAGCATCCGCTTGTAGGGGAGCCGATGGTGAGCCAGGAACGTCAGCGCTCCAACCGTGGCCGTGAAGGCCAGGCCAATCAAGACGCCAATGAGCACGATGCCTGAGCCGACTTGCATGCGCAGATTCTGCAGGAAAAGCACAACCTCGAAGCCCTCACGATAGACCGAGGTGAAGCCTAGAACGACCATCCCCCAGACAATCCGCGCTTCCTCGTCTTCGCCCAGACTCAGCAGGCTGCGTCGTCGGCGATTATGGAAGGAGATCCACCCGGTCCAGTAGACACGGTGGAAGAACCAGTTCATGATAATGAGGAGAACAATGACCGCCAGCAGACCAGTGGCAGCCTGGATGTGCAGCTCGGGAGCGCTCACCTGACTGAGAATGCCAACCACCACGAACCAGGTGATCAGGCTCGCCAGAAGCGCTAACCCGGCCCCAACCGCAATCGGGCGGCGGTATTTGTCGTGCTTCCCCATCATGCTGGCCGTGATCGCCGCCAGCACGAGGATGGTTTCCAGCCCCTCCCGAAATACCAGCAAACCAGTATCCAAAATAGCTGCGCCCGGGCTCAGATGCGGTACAGTGGGGTCGGGATTACCTTGCGCCGTGATGCCCTGCCAGACAAGCGCAGTGACAACCACCAGTCCAGCCAGCAGGAGTACTGCGCGAACGATCCGCTGTAGAAGACTCCCGGTAAAGTAGGCTTGTAGGTACCTCACTCCAGCAAGTCCTTTCGTCTCTTCCTTCTTCTTCTGTCTACCCGGTGGTGACGTGTCTCGTCGCTTCGCTATCCGCTTACTGTCCTCCTGCCTCACAGTATTAGGGCAGGCTAATATCTTAGTTATGTACTCGGATATTAGCATGGGCTAATCACTTTTGTCAAGGGGCAGGCTGGCTTTCGTGACGCTCCTCCGCATCATTACCGAGGCGTGCATTAAAAATCCGTTAAAATTGAAGGCCACACACTATCTCGATATATTCGAATTGACATATACAGCCCCTCTTTTCTAAACTGAGAAGTGTTTTGAGCCAGAGCCGCCTATCCCGCAGAGGCACTGGAGGAAGGACGTGGCGGCAGAAACGAGCAAGGGAGGAAAGCATGCCCTGGTGGTTTTTCCGACGTCAGCGTGCTGAAGTGCCCGCATCTCCTGTTCCAGACAAGGAGAGCTCACCGTTGGTGCAACCCCATTCTTGGGCTGGTGAGGTTGCCTTACCGCGCCTCAGTGAGGCCGATGAACGTCGTTACCTGGACGAGCAGCCCTATGTTCTGCCCAAGGATCTGAAGGAAGTCAGTCGGCTAGACTTTCAGCACTATGTGCTACGAGCTATCTTGAAACGGAACTACCTGGCCCCGATCCGCCAGCCGCGCCACATTCTCGACGTGGGTTGTGGCACGGGCCAATGGGCCTACGAGGTGGCCCGGGACTTTCCGCAGGCCACGGTGGTCGGGATCGACGTAGAGCAGGCGAAGAACTCGACGGCCCCCCCGCCCAACTACCGCTTTCTGGCCCATGATGTGCTCCAGGGACTGCCTTTTGCTGATAACAGTTTTGACTTTGTCCATCAGCGGCTGCTTCACTCGGCCTTGCCACTGGCAGCCTGGCCGGGGGAGATCAAGGAGCTGGTGCGAGTGACTGCCTCCGGGGGCTGGGTCGAGCTGCTAGAACTCCATCCAGAGGTGGTTCCTTCAGGGCCTGCCGGTCAGCGACTCCGGCAGCTGATCCTGCAACTGGTGGCGCTGCGGGGACTAGACGCCGAGGGGGTCGTAGCGCGTTCGCTGGATCTCTATCTGGCAGAGGCCGGCCTGGTTGAAGTGCAGCGTCATGTCGTCGCGGTGCCGCTAGGAGACTGGGGAGGGCGGATCGGCTCGTTGCTGGCACTCGATTTCCGCGAGGTGGCTCTGGCCATGTGTGGGCCGGTCACTGCCCGCCTGGCGCTCCCGCGCGAAGACTATCTGGGGCTGCTTGAGGCTACGATCCAAGAATGGAACGAGCTGAAAGCCTGCCATCATTTTATTGTCGCCTACGGGCGTAAGCCCTGAGTGCCAGTCGGGTGACCAGTCGTTGGGCGAGAGAGCTTTCTCTCGTAAGGAAGTGCTGTGGATGACGAGTGAGCAAGACTGGTCCATCCTCGCTCGTCCGCCTGCTTTACTACTTTACAGACCCCAGAGAGCAGTCTGTACGCTGGCTGGGGGGGCTGGCCTCTTGTCGCTGGAGCGGGGCAGAGGTGGATGGATAAAAGAGCAGAACCAGCGCAAGAGGTGTCTGCCCAGAAGGAGCCCAAGTTATGGCGAATCATCGACCTGGTCCAAGCAACATGTATCGGACAAGACGGATGGTTATGCATAGCGAGATGCGCGTGAGAAAGGAGGAGCCATGCCCTGGTGGTTCTTCAAGCAGGGAGGGGGGGGCGAACCAGAGCAGCAGAAGGGAGAGCCAACAGCAGGAGCCGGGCAGCTCATGAGCGGCAGCGCCGGCTGGGGTCCGACCTACCGGCTGCCCCAGCCCAAAGGTTGGCGCGAGATTGACCGGCTTGATCTCCTGCACTATGCCCTCCAGGCGGTGCTGCAGGCCAACTATTTGGCCCCCATAGGCAAGCCGCGCCACATCCTCGACACCGGGTGCGGAACCGCCCGCTGGGCTTATGAACTGTGTCAGGAATTCCCCCAGGCGACTGTCATTGGTCTCGACCTGGAGCCAATCAGGTCGACAGCCCTCCCACCACCCAACTTCCGCTTTGTACGGGCCAATCTCCTGGATGGTCTTCCCTTTGCCAGCAACAGTGTTGACTTTGTTCACCAACGTCTGATGGCACTCTCCCTACCCATTACCTGCTGGCCGGTCCTGGTCAAAGATCTCGCGCGCGTCACTGCTCCTGGCGGCTGGGTTGAGCTCGTCGAAGGA
Protein-coding sequences here:
- a CDS encoding TIGR03557 family F420-dependent LLM class oxidoreductase, which encodes MPVVGYSAALEQFHPSDLLRWCREAEEAGFGGVMAADHFHPWTPTQGQSPFVWSWMGALGLATQKLTFGPGVTCASYRYHPAIIAQAAATLAAMYPGRFWLGIGTGEALNEHVVGGEWPEAPIRLERMIESIEIIKLLFSGKKVRYSGKHLRMESARLYTRPETPPPILIAASGPKAAETAGRLGDGLITPAAPPEKLKMLLERFEKGAREAGKDPSTMPRLLQLHVSWAPTYEEAANNALKEWPNGGIKAPKQDIRSPEDFEAFAQLVRPEDFQGRVLISADLDEHRRHIQSFFDLGFDEVHVHNVGRDQSSFIRAYGEAVIPALRQPATTSRQAPTS
- a CDS encoding PPOX class F420-dependent oxidoreductase, which codes for MAALSERARAFLQEKPRFGVLGTVNADGSPHLTTMWFLLDGDEILMNTKVGRVKERNMRRDPRVSLCVEDGYRYVTISGRVRFIEDPTTAQVDIYRLACYYDGEEQARLQMEHFSREQRVTVRLSCEQVLERL
- a CDS encoding FTR1 family iron permease; protein product: MRYLQAYFTGSLLQRIVRAVLLLAGLVVVTALVWQGITAQGNPDPTVPHLSPGAAILDTGLLVFREGLETILVLAAITASMMGKHDKYRRPIAVGAGLALLASLITWFVVVGILSQVSAPELHIQAATGLLAVIVLLIIMNWFFHRVYWTGWISFHNRRRRSLLSLGEDEEARIVWGMVVLGFTSVYREGFEVVLFLQNLRMQVGSGIVLIGVLIGLAFTATVGALTFLAHHRLPYKRMLVLTGVMLGVVLIVMVGESVQEMQLAGWLSTTPVPLPIPDWMGLWFAVFPNVEGLVAQALAAILVIGSYFLAEYVRVWRPRQLGEQPARRPEAPPAVEAPAPATEVTS
- a CDS encoding nitroreductase family protein codes for the protein MTTACERAVTISQRAGDLLTLLRSRRSVRALQERPVPEPLLEQVLEAARWAPSPHGRQPWRFVVFSGWERKERLIEQMSAAWEAQLRLDQQPEEIIAVRLEKSRQRIRQAPVLILPCLYLEDLDRYPDVERQENERIMAIQSLGAAVQNMLLMAYELGLDTGWMCAPLFCPAVVCEALDLDRRLQPQALITLGYAAADPKRRPRLPLETLVIRLDSQSGAGQPGQ
- the cofE gene encoding coenzyme F420-0:L-glutamate ligase — encoded protein: MGAELRIIPITGIGEITPGSDLGVIISAALQAQGLALANGDILVVTQKIVSKAEGRLVSLEEVIPSPFALTIARETGKDPRHVEVILQETRRLVRMDRGVLICETHHGFICANAGVDESNLADQHQVSLLPRDPDHSAHLLRERLLSLAPSTAPHWSPKHEPLEELAVIISDTWGRPWRNGQVNMAIGVAGLAPIRDYRGEPDAYGRELRVSAIAVADELAAAAELVMEKSAGVPVALIRGYAFLPAEDGVRPLLRDAASDLFR
- a CDS encoding class I SAM-dependent methyltransferase is translated as MPWWFFKQGGGGEPEQQKGEPTAGAGQLMSGSAGWGPTYRLPQPKGWREIDRLDLLHYALQAVLQANYLAPIGKPRHILDTGCGTARWAYELCQEFPQATVIGLDLEPIRSTALPPPNFRFVRANLLDGLPFASNSVDFVHQRLMALSLPITCWPVLVKDLARVTAPGGWVELVEGGAEIAPAGPATQEVFSLIGHYLQARGLDGQGNVARSLVRYLEEAGLSTVQQRTVSLPVGEWGGPIGHLIARDFHETFLALRERVAQRFQLPAEAFVALLQSMQRECRDLRTCYSFTVAYGQKR
- the cofC gene encoding 2-phospho-L-lactate guanylyltransferase, yielding MAAHPAHEQSTEQAGAFLSNCGALIPVKALAAAKGRLAGYLTPAERAQLVLTMLHHVVAALQATGRFSRIVVVSADERVRACTVRWGAEGWPEAQPGHNAALEAAAQRLQAEGVAALLTISADLPWLKTEEVTALLAQAQRYPVVLAPAHDGQGTNALLLRPPLLVPYLFGEQSLQRYCEAAQRRRLAYCRYESPGLALDIDTPEDLQRSGLAERWLTARSSLHCLREMTPCQSLDIPQP
- the cofD gene encoding 2-phospho-L-lactate transferase; amino-acid sequence: MIVVLAGGVGGARFLQGVVQVVPPAEVTAIVNTGDDREFYGLHVSPDIDIVIYTLAGIVDERHGWGIRDDTYHVMQQLTRYGHEDWFLLGDRDLATHIHRSQRLRQGQTPSEVTDELRRLFGLTLRILPMSDDPVATHIQTPVGLLHFQEYMVKRRCQDEVQGVVFVGVEQARPAPGVLEALRQAEAVLLAPSNPIVSIGSILALPGVREALQATSATVAAVSPIVGGSPLKGPADKLMRGLGYEVSALGVARCYADFLDVMVIDQQDAALAPAIEALGPHVLVTDTIMRDQEAKARLAREVLQSCARAV
- a CDS encoding DoxX family protein → MIRALARSLLAVIFIKGGADAFLNPGGRPARVARFGVPQPERAVVLNGATMVVAGSALALGWFPRLAAAVLLASLVPTTIVGHPFWQERDPQTHQAQQTQFFKNLGLMGGLLLVLLEESGAKAAQTGAQG
- a CDS encoding ABC transporter permease; protein product: MMGIDTSTSARKHLSLNLPRQDHTEEAVEQTRLALTPATRTNGTHRRRTTVLTLLPPLSVAIVLLSLWYLGSAYWHINPLFLPSPADVWQRLLDGFSSGLFEVNALATVEESLLGFLLAVVIGLPLGYGLAKSRLIAATVQPYLAAGQAIPAIVIAPFLVLWLGYTLLPTVILCMLVVLFPMVITTALGVRTIDRSIVDAARVDGAAGWSMLTAIEFPLALPAILAAVRTGLTLSITGALVGEFVAGGNQGLGGLILQGQHQYDTPFMFATLALLAALAAVYYGLAWLLSKLAEAVY
- a CDS encoding class I SAM-dependent methyltransferase translates to MQPHSWAGEVALPRLSEADERRYLDEQPYVLPKDLKEVSRLDFQHYVLRAILKRNYLAPIRQPRHILDVGCGTGQWAYEVARDFPQATVVGIDVEQAKNSTAPPPNYRFLAHDVLQGLPFADNSFDFVHQRLLHSALPLAAWPGEIKELVRVTASGGWVELLELHPEVVPSGPAGQRLRQLILQLVALRGLDAEGVVARSLDLYLAEAGLVEVQRHVVAVPLGDWGGRIGSLLALDFREVALAMCGPVTARLALPREDYLGLLEATIQEWNELKACHHFIVAYGRKP